From one Triticum aestivum cultivar Chinese Spring chromosome 4B, IWGSC CS RefSeq v2.1, whole genome shotgun sequence genomic stretch:
- the LOC123094033 gene encoding uncharacterized protein: MAAARRVLLLLLAAAAAALLAAPPAAAARPCGRAQTLLISFSSFSRPNPDRADPSPLTTTVVTVLRVRRLGPHRFHAHDQNHLQIRRPAEPLPAAVATPDAASSFQERAKDILVVVSGLLFGFGCGALTAASMYLLWSLVASAGAASPYEELYSEDDVSDDDDASDSPKKAGYVIIHGAEDVVAAAGKN; this comes from the coding sequence atggccgccgcccgccgcgTCCTGCTGCTcctccttgccgccgccgccgcggccctcctcgcgGCGCCCCCTGCGGCCGCCGCGCGCCCCTGCGGCCGCGCGCAGACGCTGCtcatctccttctcctccttctcccgcCCCAACCCGGACCGGGCCGACCCCTCGCCGCTCACCACCACCGTCGTCACCGtcctccgcgtccgccgcctcgGCCCGCACCGCTTCCACGCCCACGACCAGAACCACCTCCAGATCCGCCGCCCCGCCGAGcccctccccgccgccgtcgccacccccGACGCCGCCTCCTCCTTCCAGGAGCGCGCCAAGGACATCCTCGTCGTCGTCTCGGGCCTGCTCTTCGGCTTCGGCTGCGGCGCCCTCACCGCCGCCTCCATGTACCTCCTCTGGTCCCTCgtcgcctccgccggcgccgccagcCCCTACGAGGAGCTCTACAGCGAGGACGACGTGTCGGACGACGACGACGCCTCCGACAGCCCCAAGAAGGCCGGCTACGTCATCATCCACGGCGCCGAggacgtcgtcgccgccgccggtaaGAACTAA